A genomic region of Saccopteryx bilineata isolate mSacBil1 chromosome 1, mSacBil1_pri_phased_curated, whole genome shotgun sequence contains the following coding sequences:
- the LOC136318484 gene encoding interferon-induced very large GTPase 1-like isoform X1 yields MPIGHLYILFGAVSIQRRETERQRQREKGEEQQASTPICALTGQAQGFEPATSAFQVDTLSTAPPQEDPCCRRAEKGHMEEARRSSQDAGVLREKPICAERRRWETEVNKAAMDRAESTNDEPLLRSKRKQDLQEMLREVGLAVEYWLPKLLEHLDVTGAQTLQHLDRKDLQELKSQSQHSWEKGALEKLLNLSQSNSLSELQESQMEMIQEKQKKVEHPLQELNDFKSEGEQQQEKAVREEEAELKQAMRTPKKYWPLAEKSLRVVENMQRQHNPLESTLSHRQNLPDTDLVRWASGGLALQGIYKTSYHRSLLERRELLLSVPKKFLLFGPEQGTRMDKKEFTSSQAEAMFTQTMEKLGFSVTASGKGKGWGCSLEDDMDDSKHPECKATQQPCSEHSYFCSTQFSYVPLASCYFSIDQLQFSKAALQELKGIENILGQLEGPYRLSLLRHRTEAFFHRFGSHASQGPVHLGGIYWWKAISEGFQNEQLAEVKQQTREALNRFVNSSYPGLGVKVSEGMAVSDSHSRIVPQSTVFQNFQIQVNLCVSQTGGPPEANGFSQWKAGLVAINQTWCVIDRGLQLVPIWDIILSSHRSDFKDPLQVANLMKDSYSALTGLTAQIQDGEELLSVGKEAKVFLEDVKSWEVTNPEEQLNKLINFMQMSSQKIECYDTWANICLMDKGLQNFLVKTFNFCKTSFIYKTKIIKTQLRILLDPHIYRVKDFPETHSIMQWIFQPESEKEHINISRFSELTKILQEAQNDLMEVKAKSESAETVEEAQRKATYEVSLSLHCFLKYLRETQQTDTELLLSFIAAGAGYHVDKSKFQHLLEYKELDFLLSEMETAQDKYRELKNICTYRAQAFLVLMGLTATIGVTALSPEEKTQRLAFIRQHMGQSLSKEVVHILTKLEADHDWKNLEKDLRLLIDGKYEATSSSPQISEMSKNLQSNFNEKKQPHETNDNENSEWEVMEDGGFLELLQRLGLENYYPKQMSRTDFHLIYKISVYNTQPSSEQELPFYFLQKLLMLDYGMRYLVFRCDKNTQNQDYPRALNQENEDFNPYEDMFEDRDTPTTTPPATNPRPHIHPMDIQMAILHCADDFARQYILTKLSLCQFALPLLIPNPCNPQIEFSFLSLSQIRRSWQETRKSPTEEKINYKNKQMCRVSAPIVSFIRVGNGFSASKSQIMNCLLSKHKHDVFFHRHCRNSTKDCRLMRGVVEVCWFCPGGREEDRFDNCLTFTNLHGDAKEHKKQLSFLQEVSSVFVVLMSTTDDNKENRKILYDLSQSPRPLICLLENKEKCMASNFGKKVRIGIKNRNEAELTEELATMIKHLLELSDTSLSLEKCALIARKQGFLIDEDQRECQEAKEKAEVLMDLLKKMNISQVKKNLLPLQGDLWHLWCKKDKELYHLREKGNRSIEQHKSEIETEKQRIRSQQLATAFPLNDLIQPVLEILQNNSEMKTKLYFLQWLSVFLDNLTAGHLEKLNEKKNSLWSLTQTEKKKAPNSNNLTVWQKDIEAISLQINDCTLGIDQLLREVGQIYEALEEASSTKDMGRDLLQSLPMIAADLLISGVPIELMDGNVSYVPLKWVAALFDKLSEKLGNKRLFVLSVLGLQSSGKSTLLNALFGLQFTVSAGRCTRGAYMQLLKVEETFTEELGFEFVLVVDTEGLRAPELSNESKNGDNELATFVIGLGNLTLVNIFGENPSEMQDILQIVVQAFMRMKQVKISPSCLFVHQNVGEVAAKEQTMEGRMRLEQRLDEMAAAAAEQEQCSDVTRFSDVIKFDVNTHVYYFAHLWDGNPPMAPPNPDYSHNVQELKSRIFMTAQHESRGSIMKISDVKLRVQDLWRALVNENFIFSFRNTREVMAMSKLETMYNKWTWQLRSHVLNLHNQLIYQIENKKIQTLNMSIYEVTVTEKYEAIKQELEKYFNEDPDSEMLIQWKANFENKLIYLKEALIFESKNKAEGHISYKKNQEILDNKKSVYENELLKKSHDLALTVKGKELSETELCQKFNEVWKTWVDNMSSTLSSVTEPKIDVDSEGTLLEYFKSENDVVNMLNKNYGEEFEINFDEHVKMIKKYHILSRHREISDEESIRGTTSNIVSKFSEYIENIETKQYDYNRNYFYEILKIIEDEMKSALTKDRYRLTSKYKIDLSLYLFQKASKRFKEMHEAFKKANDPVNYLENKKGDFFMSFKISCQGATSITTFVDFLWNKLTPAVCTTTWEEMVLKIAGEIRATCPEFSGNRTNLEKHILISLAEKENFDDYWEYFHNPESFFKNYIQDRIIIYFYKQGSKKIKKFLKINLDDIKNTILSAIHESTAIAKDESNTVSAWLDLFCDQLGSKFIFPRKNLINIEHQEIKDIDFLKEAMSEALNRSMDTVEEECAKIPAEKMVSEIQKMLSQHLCGCWEQCPFCGAICTNTIPTHDGDHSVPFHRSKAVNGRYWHKTKEFSIDCCTTSVASKDYFILDDDLKFPYKKYRLAGGKYATWSITPDSSSQPYWKWFICHFRSNLEEKYHKYFRNRAEIPHAWTKITKQDVLDDLKNQ; encoded by the coding sequence CTATGGACAGAGCAGAGTCCACCAatgatgagcccctgctcagaaGCAAAAGGAAGCAAGATCTCCAAGAAATGCTGAGAGAAGTAGGACTGGCAGTTGAGTACTGGTTGCCGAAGCTGCTGGAACACCTGGATGTGACCGGTGCCCAGACCTTGCAACACCTAGACAGAAAGGACCTCCAGGAACTGAAATCCCAGTCACAGCATTCCTGGGAGAAAGGGGCCCTAGAGAAGCTACTTAACTTGTCACAGTCAAATAGCCTTTCAGAGTTACAGGAATCTCAGATGGAAATGatacaggaaaagcagaaaaaggtAGAGCATCCACTGCAAGAGCTAAACGACTTCAAATCAGAAGGGGAGCAACAACAAGAAaaggcagtgagggaggaagaggcagagctgAAGCAGGCAATGAGGACTCCCAAAAAGTACTGGCCACTCGCTGAAAAATCCCTAAGAGTTGTGGAAAACATGCAGAGACAACACAATCCCTTGGAGAGCACACTGTCTCACAGGCAAAACCTCCCAGACACAGATCTGGTGAGATGGGCATCTGGAGGGCTGGCCCTGCAGGGAATTTACAAAACCAGCTACCACAGAAGCCTTCTAGAAAGGAGAGAACTACTACTCAGTGTCCCCAAGAAGTTCTTACTCTTTGGCCCTGAGCAGGGCACACGGATGGATAAAAAGGAATTTACATCTTCTCAAGCAGAAGCCATGTTCACCCAGACAATGGAAAAACTGGGCTTCAGTGTAACTGCCTCAGGCAAGGGCAAAGGTTGGGGGTGTAGCTTGGAAGATGATATGGATGACAGCAAACATCCAGAATGCAAGGCAACCCAACAACCATGTTCTGAGCACTCTTATTTCTGCTCTACCCAGTTTAGCTATGTCCCACTTGCCTCCTGCTACTTTTCCATCGATCAGCTCCAGTTCTCCAAGGCTGCTCTCCAGGAATTGAAAGGCATTGAAAACATTCTGGGTCAGCTTGAAGGCCCATACAGACTTTCCTTACTAAGGCACAGGACTGAAGCTTTCTTCCACAGGTTTGGATCTCATGCTAGCCAGGGCCCAGTGCACCTGGGAGGAATTTACTGGTGGAAAGCCATTTCAGAGGGTTTTCAAAATGAGCAGCTGGCAGAAGTAAAACAGCAGACAAGAGAAGCCCTGAACAGATTTGTAAACAGTAGCTACCCTGGCTTGGGAGTGAAAGTTTCTGAAGGTATGGCTGTATCAGATTCTCATTCAAGAATAGTCCCTCAAAGCACAGTTTTCCAAAATTTCCAAATCCAAGTCAACTTATGTGTGTCCCAAACAGGGGGCCCACCAGAAGCAAATGGTTTTTCCCAGTGGAAAGCTGGCCTAGTTGCCATAAATCAAACCTGGTGTGTCATTGACCGAGGCCTTCAGTTGGTGCCCATTTGGGACATCATCCTCTCCAGCCACAGAAGTGATTTTAAGGATCCTCTTCAGGTAGCTAACTTAATGAAAGACAGCTACAGTGCTCTGACTGGCCTCACTGCCCAGATCCAGGATGGAGAAGAATTACTGAGTGTTGGGAAAGAGGCTAAGGTTTTCCTAGAGGATGTGAAATCCTGGGAGGTAACTAATCCTGAAGAACAACTTAACAAACTgataaatttcatgcaaatgtcaAGTCAAAAAATAGAATGTTATGACACTTGGGCTAACATATGCCTCATGGATAAGGGTCTGCAGAATTTTCTGGTAAAAACTTTCAACTTTTGCAAAACATCTttcatttataaaactaaaattattaaaactcagTTGCGAATCCTTTTGGATCCTCACATCTACAGAGTGAAGGACTTTCCCGAAACTCATTCCATCATGCAGTGGATCTTCCAACCAGAGTCAGAAAAAGAGCACATCAACATCTCCCGATTTTCAGAATTAACTAAAATCTTACAGGAAGCTCAGAATGACCTCATGGAAGTGAAGGCCAAATCTGAGTCTGCAGAAACAGTAGAGGAAGCTCAGAGAAAAGCTACTTATGAGGTCAGCCTGTCTCTTCACTGCTTTTTGAAATACCTCCGAGAAACACAGCAGACAGACACAGAGCTCTTGCTAAGTTTCATTGCAGCTGGTGCAGGATATCACGTAGATAAGAGTAAGTTTCAGCATCTCCTGGAGTATAAGGAGTTAGACTTCTTATTGAGTGAAATGGAAACTGCCCAAGATAAATACCGAGAGCTCAAAAATATTTGCACTTACAGGGCTCAGGCATTCTTGGTTCTCATGGGTCTTACTGCTACCATTGGAGTCACAGCTCTTTCTCCAGAGGAGAAAACTCAACGCTTGGCATTCATAAGACAACACATGGGCCAATCTTTGTCAAAAGAAGTTGTACATATCCTTACCAAACTTGAAGCAGATCATGACTGGAAAAACCTAGAGAAAGACCTGAGATTGCTCATTGATGGTAAATATGAAGCTACCAGCTCTTCACCGCAAATAAGTGAGATGAGCAAAAATTTACAAAGTAAtttcaatgaaaagaaacaaccccatgaaacaaatgataatgaaaatagcGAATGGGAAGTCATGGAAGATGGAGGCTTCCTAGAATTACTCCAGCGTCTAGGCCTAGAAAATTACTACCCAAAACAAATGAGCAGAACTGACTTCCATCTGATCTACAAGATTTCTGTGTACAACACCCAACCCAGCTCTGAACAGGAGcttccattctattttctgcAGAAGCTACTGATGCTGGATTATGGAATGAGATACCTGGTCTTTAGATGTGATAAAAACACACAGAATCAAGACTATCCAAGGGCCTTGAATCAAGAAAATGAGGACTTTAATCCATACGAAGACATGTTTGAAGACAGGGATACTCCCACTACTACTCCTCCAGCCACTAATCCTAGGCCCCATATCCACCCTATGGATATTCAGATGGCAATTCTTCACTGTGCAGATGATTTTGCCAGACAATATATTTTGACCAAGCTTTCCCTTTGTCAGTTTGCCCTCCCCCTTCTCATACCTAATCCCTGCAATCCTCAAATTGAATTCTCTTTTTTGTCACTCAGTCAAATTAGAAGAAGCTGGCAAGAAACCAGGAAATCACCAACAGAGGAGAAAATTAATTACAAGAATAAGCAGATGTGTCGTGTCTCTGCCCCCATTGTGTCTTTTATTAGAGTTGGAAATGGCTTCTCGGCTTCCAAATCTCAGATTATGAACTGTCTTCTCAGTAAGCATAAACATGATGTTTTTTTCCACCGACATTGCAGAAATAGCACGAAAGACTGTCGCTTGATGAGGGGTGTGGTGGAAGTCTGCTGGTTCTGTcctgggggaagagaggaagacagatTTGACAACTGCCTGACCTTTACCAATCTCCATGGAGATGCAAAAGAACATAAGAAACAACTCTCCTTTCTGCAGGAGGTCTCTTCTGTCTTTGTGGTTCTTATGTCCACTACTGATGACAATAAAGAAAATCGAAAGATTCTCTATGACCTAAGTCAGTCACCAAGACCTTTGATCTGTTtgcttgaaaacaaagaaaaatgcatGGCTAGTAATTTCGGCAAAAAAGTGAGAATTGGAATCAAGAACAGAAATGAGGCAGAATTAACAGAAGAGCTTGCTACTATGATCAAACATTTGCTAGAGCTCTCAGACACTTCTCTCAGCTTAGAGAAATGTGCCTTGATTGCTCGCAAGCAAGGATTCCTCATTGACGAAGACCAGAGAGAATGCCAGGAGGCCAAAGAAAAGGCAGAGGTCCTAATGGACctactgaaaaaaatgaatatatctcAGGTGAAGAAAAACTTACTACCCCTTCAGGGAGACCTGTGGCATCTTTGGTGTAAAAAGGACAAAGAACTTTATCACCTGAGAGAAAAGGGGAATCGGAGCATTGAACAACACAAGAGTGAGattgagacagaaaaacaaagaatacGGAGTCAACAGTTAGCCACAGCCTTCCCTCTCAATGATTTAATTCAACCTGTCCTTGAAATTCTCCAAAACaattcagaaatgaaaacaaaactctACTTTTTGCAATGGCTGAGTGTGTTTTTGGACAACCTGACTGCAGGACACTTAGAAaaactgaatgaaaagaaaaactctttGTGGTCACTGacccaaacagaaaagaaaaaggcaccaAATAGCAACAACCTGACAGTTTGGCAAAAAGATATAGAAGCTATCTCCCTACAGATTAATGACTGTACCTTGGGAATTGATCAACTTCTTAGAGAAGTGGGCCAGATCTATGAAGCTCTGGAAGAAGCTTCCTCCACAAAAGATATGGGGAGGGACCTTTTACAGTCCCTCCCCATGATTGCTGCAGATCTGCTGATATCTGGTGTTCCCATTGAGTTGATGGATGGAAATGTTTCATATGTGCCTCTAAAGTGGGTGGCAGCTCTTTTTGACAAGCTCTCTGAGAAACTTGGAAACAAACGGCTGTTTGTTCTCTCTGTCCTTGGCCTACAGAGCTCAGGAAAGTCCACCTTGCTGAATGCACTGTTTGGGCTGCAGTTCACTGTCAGTGCTGGCAGGTGTACCCGGGGGGCCTACATGCAGCTCCTGAAGGTGGAGGAGACATTCACAGAGGAACTTGGCTTTGAATTTGTCCTTGTTGTGGACACAGAAGGACTTCGGGCCCCAGAACTTAGCAACGAATCCAAGAATGGTGACAATGAGTTGGCAACCTTTGTTATTGGACTTGGAAACTTGACTCTAGTCAATATTTTTGGGGAAAATCCATCAGAAATGCAAGACATTCTACAAATAGTTGTCCAAGCCTTTATGAGAATGAAACAAGTAAAAATCTCCCCAAGTTGCCTTTTTGTCCATCAGAACGTGGGGGAAGTCGCAGCTAAAGAACAAACTATGGAAGGACGGATGCGGTTAGAGCAGAGACTAGATGaaatggcagcagcagcagctgagcAAGAACAGTGCTCAGATGTAACCCGCTTCAGTGATGTCATTAAGTTTGATGTCAATACTCATGTCTACTACTTTGCTCACCTCTGGGATGGCAATCCcccaatggcccctcccaatcctGACTACAGCCACAATGTTCAGGAACTAAAATCTAGAATTTTTATGACTGCCCAACATGAATCTAGGGGAAGCATCATGAAGATATCAGATGTAAAATTACGAGTTCAAGATTTGTGGAGAGCCCTGGTGAATGAGAACTTTATTTTCAGTTTCAGAAATACCCGAGAGGTCATGGCAATGAGCAAATTAGAAACCATGTATAACAAGTGGACCTGGCAGCTGAGGAGTCATGTGCTAAACTTGCATAACCAGCTGATCTACCAGATTGAGAATAAAAAAATCCAGACACTCAACATGAGCATATATGAGGTTACAGTTACAGAAAAATATGAAGCCATCAAGCaagaacttgaaaaatattttaatgaagatCCAGATAGTGAAATGCTGATTCAGTGGAAagcaaattttgaaaataagctAATATACCTTAAAGAGGCACTTATTTTTGAGAGCAAAAATAAAGCTGAGGGACATATTAGTTATAAAAAGAATCAAGAAATACTGGATAACAAAAAGTCAGTTTATGAAAATGAATTATTGAAAAAAAGCCATGACTTGGCTTTAACTGTAAAGGGCAAGGAATTGAGTGAGACAGAGCTATGTCAGAAATTCAATGAAGTTTGGAAAACATGGGTTGATAACATGTCCTCAACTCTCTCTTCAGTCACAGAGCCTAAAATTGATGTGGATTCTGAAGGAACTcttttggaatattttaaaagtgagaatGATGTGGTGAACatgctaaataaaaattatggggAAGAGTTTGAAATCAATTTTGATGAACATGTCAAAATGATCAAAAAATATCACATACTTTCAAGGCATAGAGAAATATCTGATGAAGAATCCATAAGGGGGACCACTTCCAACattgtttcaaaattttctgaatatattgaaaacattgaAACAAAACAATATGATTACAATCGAAATTATTTCTACGAAATCCTGAAAATAATAGAAGATGAAATGAAATCTGCACTCACTAAAGATAGATACAGATtaacaagtaaatataaaattgacTTATCTTTGTATTTATTCCAAAAAGCATCAAAAAGGTTTAAAGAAATGCATGAGGCATTCAAAAAAGCAAATGATCCTGTAAACTATCTGGAAAACAAAAAAGGTGATTTCTTCATGAGTTTTAAGATCTCTTGTCAAGGAGCAACCTCAATCACTacatttgttgattttctgtggAACAAACTCACTCCTGCTGTCTGTACCACCACATGGGAAGAAATGGTCCTTAAAATTGCTGGGGAGATACGAGCTACCTGCCCTGAATTCAGTGGAAACAGGACTAACCTGGAGAAACACATTCTTATCTCtctggcagaaaaagaaaattttgatgaTTACTGGGAATACTTTCACAATCCAGAATCATTTTTTAAGAATTACATTCAAGACcgtattataatatatttttataaacaaggaagtaaaaaaataaagaaatttttaaaaataaacttagatgACATCAAGAACACCATCCTCTCAGCTATTCATGAATCCACAGCAATAGCTAAAGATGAAAGCAACACTGTGTCTGCATGGTTGGATTTGTTCTGTGATCAACTGGGCAGTAAGTTTATCTTTCCACGGAAAAACCTGATAAACATTGAACACcaggaaataaaagatattgaTTTTCTCAAAGAAGCCATGAGTGAAGCTTTGAATCGCTCAATGGACACAGTAGAAGAGGAGTGTGCTAAAATCCCTGCAGAAAAAATGGTTTCTGAAATCCAGAAAATGCTCTCTCAACACCTCTGTGGCTGCTGGGAACAGTGTCCTTTCTGTGGAGCAATTTGTACAAACACAATCCCTACACATGATGGAGACCATAGTGTTCCTTTCCATCgttctaaagctgtcaatggacGGTATTGGCATAAAACAAAAGAGTTTTCCATTGACTGCTGTACTACTTCTGTAGCAAGtaaggattattttattttggatgatGACCTCAAATTCCCATATAAGAAATATCGACTGGCAGGAGGAAAATATGCCACATGGAGCATCACCCCAGACTCATCCTCCCAGCCATACTGGAAATGGTTTATCTGTCACTTCAGATCAAacctagaagaaaaatatcataaatacTTTAGAAATAGAGCTGAAATCCCACATGCTTGGACCAAAATCACAAAGCAAGATGTGCTTGATGACTTGAAAAACCAGTAA